From a single Scomber japonicus isolate fScoJap1 chromosome 12, fScoJap1.pri, whole genome shotgun sequence genomic region:
- the LOC128369211 gene encoding insulin-like growth factor-binding protein 3: MDSCLRALCMTFVLASFTRRSGAVGPVIRCEPCDVGARLLCKPLPKDCAERVREPGCGCCMTCALSFGQPCGVYTGRCGSGLTCQHQPGETKPLQALLEGRGICANATNKRLTPRPTPPVNELPAENIETQDEERNSTGSGLQTLYSTHRPMGPLRPPPHPFFPSAKSEVLRREQQKKTQNFKIEELPGPLITDQQNFSLETKQEPEYGPCRREIESILSSLKITDILNPRGFRIPNCDKKGFYKKKQCRPSKGRKRGFCWCVDKYGQPLPGFDGKERGDAQYYNSESQ, translated from the exons ATGGATTCCTGTTTGCGCGCACTTTGCATGACTTTTGTCCTGGCATCGTTTACCCGGAGGTCAGGTGCGGTCGGACCGGTGATCAGATGCGAGCCATGTGATGTTGGAGCGCGGCTTTTGTGCAAACCTTTACCTAAGGACTGTGCCGAGAGAGTCCGCGAACCCGGCTGCGGCTGTTGCATGACTTGTGCGCTGAGCTTCGGCCAGCCGTGCGGCGTGTACACCGGGAGATGTGGCTCCGGGTTGACATGTCAGCATCAGCCCGGTGAAACGAAACCTCTGCAGGCTCTGCTGGAGGGACGGGGGATTTGTGCAAACGCTACTAATAAACGACTTACTCCCAGACCAACACCTCCAGTCAATGAGCTACCAG CAGAGAATATTGAAACTCAGGACGAGGAGAGGAATTCCACCGGCTCAGGCCTCCAAACATTGTACAGCACCCACAGACCCATGGGACCCTTGAGacctcctcctcaccccttTTTCCCCTCTGCCAAGTCTGAAGTCCTAAGAAGAGAGCAGCAGAAGAAAACCCAGAACTTTAAAATTGAGGAGCTCCCAGGACCACTCATCACAGACCAACAAAACTTTTCTCTAGAGACCAAACAGGAGCCTGAGTAT GGTCCCTGTCGGAGAGAGATTGAGAGCATTCTCAGCAGCCTCAAGATTACAGACATTCTCAACCCCAGAGGTTTCCGCATACCAAACTGTGACAAGAAGGGCTTCTATAAGAAAAAGCAG TGTCGTCCATCCAAAGGCAGAAAGCGAGGCTTCTGTTGGTGTGTGGACAAATATGGGCAGCCTTTGCCAGGTTTTGATGGGAAGGAGCGAGGAGACGCCCAGTACTACAACTCTGAGAGCCAATAA
- the LOC128369212 gene encoding insulin-like growth factor-binding protein 1 codes for MPGLYEKLMLVAAVVPAVLTVVRSSPVVGPEPIRCAPCTQEKLNHCPAIPADCKQVLREPGCGCCMACALEKGASCGVHTAHCGEGLRCTPRPGEARPLHALTRGQGVCTEDLGQDEVDGVPDHSSLHYLLGLNLPLDHQDTAEGQESIKAKVNAIRNKLVQQGPCHVELHAALDMIASSQQKLGERFTTFYLPNCDKHGFYKAKQCESSLVGPPARCWCVSSWNGKKIPGSSDLLGDSVCHQEVTH; via the exons ATGCCTGGATTATATGAGAAGCTAATGCTCGTGGCAGCAGTGGTTCCAGCTGTCTTGACCGTGGTGAGGTCGTCCCCAGTGGTGGGGCCGGAGCCTATCCGCTGCGCACCCTGTACCCAGGAGAAACTGAACCATTGTCCTGCCATTCCAGCAGACTGTAAGCAGGTGCTGAGGGAGCCTGGCTGTGGCTGCTGCATGGCCTGTGCTCTGGAGAAAGGAGCATCGTGTGGGGTTCACACAGCCCACTGTGGTGAAGGTCTCCGATGCACTCCCAGGCCCGGTGAGGCCAGGCCTCTACATGCTCTGACCAGAGGACAGGGGGTCTGCACTGAAGACCTGGGCCAAG aTGAAGTTGATGGAGTCCCTGACCACAGTTCCCTGCACTACCTGTTGGGGCTCAACCTCCCATTGGACCACCAAGACACTGCTGAAGGCCAGGAGAGTATCAAGGCCAAAGTCAATGCCATCCGTAACAAACTGGTACAACAG ggTCCTTGTCACGTTGAACTGCATGCAGCACTGGACATGATAGCCAGCTCCCAGCAGAAACTAGGAGAGAGGTTCACAACTTTCTACCTCCCCAACTGTGATAAACACGGCTTCTACAAGGCCAAGCAG tgtgAGTCATCTCTGGTTGGACCGCCTGCTCGCTGCTGGTGTGTCTCTTCCTGGAATGGGAAGAAGATCCCGGGCTCAAGTGACCTCCTTGGTGACTCAGTTTGTCATCAAGAAGTCACTCACTGA